The sequence CACGAATAATCTCGGTCTGACCCCGCCCCCGCCGACCCCGACCCCTTGCGGTCCGCCAGCAGCAATAGCGGCGGCAACAGCAGGAAGTCCACCAGCAGTGCAAGGCCAATCGTAATTGCCAGAAGCATCCCGGTTTCCCGCGTTGGCGTGAAGTCCGAAAACAGCAGCAGGCCGAAGCCGGCAAAAAGAACAACCGATGTAATGACCAGCGCCATGCCCACTACGCGGAATGCATAACGCACGCCGCCGGCAGGGTCCAGCGCGAGTTCACGGCGTGCGCGCCTGTACTTCGACATGAAATGCACGGTGTCATCCACGACAATTCCCAGGCTCATGCAGATAACTACTGACAGCGCGAGGTCGATGTACCCGGCCGTCATCCCCCACAGGCCGTAGGCGAGCGTGGCCGGAGCCAGGTTTGGCAACAGGCTGATCAGACCCAGCCGCACCGATTGCAGCGCCACAATCATCAGCAGCGAGATCGCTGCAAGCGCCACCGCAGTGCCGACCAGCAGGCCACGGATATTGCGATGCGTGATGTGGGCGAAGATCAGGTCCAGACCGGTACCTGGCCGTGCCTGCAATTGCGGTGCGTTGGTGGCCAGCCAGGCAGTTGCACGGCGGTCGAGCTCCAGCAACTGCTCAGAGTCTCTCTTGCCAATGGCCACGGTCAGTCGCGTTGCCGAGCGATCCTGGTCTATCAGGTTGTCGATACTCTCACCCTGCGGCAGCGACAGCTCATACAGCAGCAGGAACTGGGCGATTTCCGCGCGCGTAGCCGGCAGCCGGTACTGGTCATCCCGGTTACCTTGCAGCGCCCGGTTCAGCAACTTGAGTGTTGTATGCAGCCCCGCCGTGTGTGTAACCCCCGGTTGTTGCTCCAGCCAACCGGCAAAAGCATCGAGTTGCTGCACGAATGCCGCGTCGGTAATGCCATCCGGCTGTCCTGTCTCGAGGTCATAGTAGATACGATGGATGCCGCCGAGGCGGGCGTCGATCAGATCGATGGTGCGGCGGATTTCGTAGTGCTCGGTAAAGTACTCGTGCCAGTTTTCAGTCAGCTCATTGCGCGGGATGAATGCGGCAGCGGTGACAAGAACCATGCTGCCAATCAGCAGCAGTGCCCGGCGATGGGCAATGATCCAGTCGGCCAGTATCGCGGCCGGCCGGCCACTGAAAAACAGCTGGGTGCCACGCGGTACTGGCGCCAGCCGGATCGCTGCCGGAAGCAGAGTGAGGGAAAGGAAAAAAGCGATTACCACACCGCAGGCGACCATGTTGCCAAGGTCGCGATAAGGAGGTGAGTCACTGAAGTTGAGGCTCAGTACGCCAATGGCGGTGGTAATGGAGGTCATGAAGACCGGCCCCAGGTTTATGCGCAGCGATTCGGCGATGGCGTCCTCGCGATTATGGCCGCGATGAATTTCGATCAGGTAATTCGAGACGATGTGCACACAATCCGCTACCGCAATAGTCAGCACGATGCTGGGCACAAAACCGGCTGTGGGCGATAACGTGTACCCGAGCCAGCCAAACAGCCCCATCGTAGCGACTACGGTCAGGGTAATGACCATCATGATCAGCCCGGTGGCCCACAGGTTTCGCAGTAGTGCCAGTAATCCAAGGGTGATAACGAGATAGGTGAGGACGACCAGTGACGACAGGTCATCGCGTACTGCTTCACCGAGGGCAACGCTGTTGGTCGCCGAGCCGGCAAGCTGTATTTCGCCACACGGCCCGGCATCAGTAGCTGCGACCTGCTCACGGGCAGCGGAGACCGCCTCGTTGACGGCGTGATCACGACCGGCAGGCAGTGCCAGCAAGGCAACAACACCGGTTACCGAACCATCGGCCGCCACCAGCGCATCACGCAGTGCCGGCTCGGCCGCAACAATTGCAGGAATGTCGGCCGCCAGTGCCGAAATTTCAGCGGGGTCTTCGATGATTGCCCGCGTGGTGATCGTGTGTTCATCCCCGCGGCTGTACTGGTAGTTGCTCAGAGACGATGCGCGAAACGCGTACGGTAATTGCCACGCCGCCTCAGTCAGGTCGTAGATCAGCTGCAGACAGGCAGGTTCGTATACGGATTTTTCTGCTTTTACCAGG is a genomic window of Gammaproteobacteria bacterium containing:
- a CDS encoding MMPL family transporter, yielding MSDRPALTIVLTLLIATLLGTGIFRLEVTTDLRVYFSADNPQLAALEELEEKYRRNDSVFFLVKAEKSVYEPACLQLIYDLTEAAWQLPYAFRASSLSNYQYSRGDEHTITTRAIIEDPAEISALAADIPAIVAAEPALRDALVAADGSVTGVVALLALPAGRDHAVNEAVSAAREQVAATDAGPCGEIQLAGSATNSVALGEAVRDDLSSLVVLTYLVITLGLLALLRNLWATGLIMMVITLTVVATMGLFGWLGYTLSPTAGFVPSIVLTIAVADCVHIVSNYLIEIHRGHNREDAIAESLRINLGPVFMTSITTAIGVLSLNFSDSPPYRDLGNMVACGVVIAFFLSLTLLPAAIRLAPVPRGTQLFFSGRPAAILADWIIAHRRALLLIGSMVLVTAAAFIPRNELTENWHEYFTEHYEIRRTIDLIDARLGGIHRIYYDLETGQPDGITDAAFVQQLDAFAGWLEQQPGVTHTAGLHTTLKLLNRALQGNRDDQYRLPATRAEIAQFLLLYELSLPQGESIDNLIDQDRSATRLTVAIGKRDSEQLLELDRRATAWLATNAPQLQARPGTGLDLIFAHITHRNIRGLLVGTAVALAAISLLMIVALQSVRLGLISLLPNLAPATLAYGLWGMTAGYIDLALSVVICMSLGIVVDDTVHFMSKYRRARRELALDPAGGVRYAFRVVGMALVITSVVLFAGFGLLLFSDFTPTRETGMLLAITIGLALLVDFLLLPPLLLLADRKGSGSAGAGSDRDYS